CAATTGTATAGGAGGTCAGCATCGTTGATTCCTCATCGATAAAATGTACTGTGACAGCCAGATAACTTTCGTTGGTTATAGATGTCCAACCGTCTGTAGTTAAGCACACCGCTGTGGCCGCACGAAGTTCTTCTATTATCTTCCCAGTGTACTCGTCACGAATTTTGGGAATCAAGGAGCTGGTTAATGTTTTCCTCGTCGGAAGCTTATAGTTTGGGGCGTGCGACACATCGTGAAtcaattttttaaattctgGTTCTTCGACCAAGCGCAAGGCGTGATGACCCTTGGCGATCATCCGTACAAGTTGCAGATCAATCTGCTGCGCTTTGCTCGCTGGTACAGGCCTTTCAGCAAAGCTTGTAATTTTTGGTTGCGCACTTTGCACAACGATCGGGCCATCGGTGTTTTGCCGGATAACGGGCTCCACAGACGCCGGGTGCTTGCTCTTTAAATGGCGGCTTAAGTTGCTTTGAGATTTGCAACTCAAAATAGATTTGCAATACTTGCACTTGGCTTCCAGGCGTCCAACTTCCTCGAAATGGTTCCAAATCTCACTATACTTCCGAATAAGCGACAGTGAATTTTTCAAAAGTGTAAACAGCTTTGTTCGTAATATAAAAAGTGTGAAGTAAACGCAAATATGAGCAAAGCTGCCAGATCGTAAAATGCCCTTTGAGGAgcaaaattgcgcaaaaagtgagtagagaacaagtgagtaaaaatgaacaagtgagtaaaaatgaacaagtcaacaacaaagaacaagtgagcaaaaaagaacaagtgaacaacaaagaacaagtgaacaaaaaagaacaacttggaaggaacatgttcagttgctcacttaagtgaacaactctttttcactcactcatgagcaacacaacactaatcagcatcaatagccgagtcaattatgtctgtccgtccccttcagcgcctagtgctcaaagactataagagctagagcaacgatgtcttggatccagacttctgtgatatgtcactgctacaaaaatatttcaaaactttgccccgcccacttccgcccccacaaagggcgaaaatctgtggcatccacaatttcaacgaTACGAGAacactaaaaacgcagaatcgtagaggatgactatatcttccagagtgcaaaatcagaaccagatcgtataattattatagccagaatcacgaaaacgattttactctttctcgctctgtctcactctaacacacaggtttcacggtcggttttgccaattgcaaaatatgagttcaaggatctcagaacccataagagctagagcaaccaaattgggtatccacactcctgtaatatcggaccttgaccgttttgtgtccaaatttcgccacacccccttccgcccccgcaaaggacgacaatctggggcaaccacaaatctcagagactattaagtctagagtaaccaaatttggtatccgcacttctgttagatctcactataaaacgtatatctcagaatttcgcttCCTTACGATAGGGGGCGCAAACTGCAGCAgtaagagtgtgtgagagagagagaaagcgcGTGGCTACGCTATCGTAGCTACTGAAATTGGAGAAACTCGTGGAAAAATCTTAAAACTAACTATATTAAGTGTGATATCAATGCAGTCTGGATTCAAAATTGGGTTgctatagtctctgagaactaggcgtcaaACAAGAAGGACGAACGGACAGACATTACAATTTATACTTTGAGGTAGTAAACGCTTCCTGctgggcgttacacacatccaccttctccaaattaaatttattttttgagaACCGATCTAAACAAAAATTGTGAAATGAAAGTATGTTTCTTGCTTCAATGACGAAATCTGAAGGGACCAATAAGGCTACCAAAATCGGGCAGTTTTATGGAGTCAAAAGCTCATCAGCAAGTATTCAACTCAATTTCTTTGAATGAGGATGATCAAGGATTTAATGATATGAGGAAAATCGATCAATATCATTGATGCATTTGAGCAAAACGGTTTCTATGAAAATTACGAAGTTCCAAGCAAGTCTGTGTACTATATTTATGCTCAAATCGGTGTTTTCAAAAACTAgtgttaagaccttaaaagaaaagtctagacatttgcgagttgagttgtaaattcaaactaaattttattcttaaaatcagagcctcatatgtgatttgacaatgaggtaggaggtacaatttggtagtctataattatcgttagacctacgcagaggatacaCTTCACTGggggtgtctatttgagtacatgcttacattagttttattttcggaccgcatttgttaagtgttttctccacttgttttttgttgtcgtattaatgggttacagatctctgtttacaccagtgcagtcataacttgtctactttatgtgatttctttagagtTCGGTGTTGTTACATGAGTGAATGGGTACAATAATCTATTAATGTTTAAAAATTCTGCAAGGGtccgaaagtggcattgtattgacgataatatgttcatgtttgaacaaATAGTTTGCTTGCTATTAAACTAATTTATTTCGAAAAATGGATTAACCGCTGATCTGTGCCAATCTGTATGGCCAATCAATATATCCATGTTAATCTGTACGTTCGTTCCGGTGAGCGCTTAGATTTCTGAGACTATAGGACTATAGGAGAATCTGTGGCAACCAATTTTGAAGacacgagaaaactaaaaacgcagaatcatagagaatctAGAGACACCATATCTAAACCAGAGTGCCGAATGTGGatcattatcattatattacttttttattatattataattggACTATTATCATTATAGCCCGAAGAAATAATGAAACTGCAGTAGTTACGCAACGCCTTCtacgcgcttactcattcccCGTCTTTCACACACCCGTCATCGTGTAGTGAGCGCGCTGGTCTATTATACAATTATAGCCATTTACAATAGCCGAAATGGCATATCATAttacttatgtacataaaaacTTAAGCTATTGCTTTGTATCTTTAATTTAACACCATTAATAGCAAACCATCATTAGAACTTCGAAAAAATTGTTAGTAAAACTAGGTGGCAAATTTGTAGATCAAGACGGATTTTTACGCCGACAGCGAATGACACTTTGGCTAGAGTTTTCTTaaaacgttgtgagttgctgcggacaccgcaactctacatttatacccgatacttagtcagtatggctctcctccggcagacgccgctgatattgaacgacacgacacagagtgcgtgcgagagagacagaaaatcagtctgagcgtgacgtcgggcgctgcgtagccagtgatataaaaatgatctgatctgatccagattcagcaatctgatagatatggtaaTTATCtatgcgtttttagttttctcaaatctgcaatattgtggatgcaacagattttcgtcctttgtgggtgaggaagggggtggggcgaaattttgacacaaaacggtcaaggtccgatatcacaggagtgtggatacccaatttggttgctctggatcttataggttctgagatccttgaactcatattttgcaattggcaaagccgaccatgaaacctgtgtgttagagagagacagagcaagaaagagtgaaattgttttcttgattctggctataatgattatacgatctggttccgATTTTGCACTCTGGAAGATATAATTAtactctacgattctgcgctttcagttttttcgtatctctgaatttgtggatgccaaagattttcgccctttgtgggggtggaagtgggcggggcaaagttttgaaatatacttgtagcagtgacatatcccagaagtctggatataaaacgtcgttgctctagctcttatagtctttgagcactaggcgctgatagggacggacagatggacagacgggcggacggacagacagacagggctcagtcgactcggctattgatgctgatcaagaaaatatgtatatactttatggggccGGAATCGatttcttctggacgttacacataTCGATTTTcatcacaaatctaatataccccaatactcattttgagtatcgggtataaaaagtaaaaTCTTAATTATGCTGATGAATTTCAATCAGGAATTCAATAATCATTGAAAACACTTTACTACAACAAGAGTTTTTAGAACCAACAGAGACAGCCTGGTGTGCCTCTATAAGTCAAACTTAGTTGGAATTCTTTTGGAATAAAAATCTTTGGAAACTCCGTATATGTATTttgataatttaaaaaatagcTCCGTTTTTCTCGAGGTTAGAATGAAAATACGGAGCTATGCAAAATTCTGATCTTGATCAATTAACTTTTTTCAATGCTTTTCCCGGCTTCTAAAAAAAATCTACAGCTTTACAAATCATTTATTACTTATTATCCTTTTTAGAACTTGATTTTagcttttctctttttgttgcagCTTTGACACGGAGGAAGAGTTCAAGAAGCGCGCTTACAATCGAGTAGTTTCACTGCAAAGCGGTGAACCAAACTCCAGAAAAGCATGGCAGCTTATTTGTGATGTTTCGCGACAGGAATTTCAGGCTATATATGACCGTTTAGATGTAACACTTAGAGAACGTGGTGAATCCTTTTATCAATCACGTATGTTATCTGTGGTTGATTTTTtacgaaacaaaaatatgctTGAACATGATGAGGGCCGTCAAATCATGTGGCCAAACGAAGACAGGAGTGGCATACCTCTAACAATCGTAAAGTCGGATGGTGGTTTCACCTATGACACTTCTGATATGGCTGCTATACGCCACCGCATAGAAGAGGAACATTGCACATGGATAATTTATGTTGTAGACTCCGGACAAAGTACACATTTTAATACCATTTTTAAAGCGGCGGAGCGCTGTTGTATTCTCAATCCGACCGCCCACCGTGTTCATCATGTACAGTTTGGCGTGGTTCTTGGTGAGGATGGAAAGAAATTTAAGACCCGTTCTGGTGATACCGTTAAACTATCAGATCTTCTTAATGAGGGAATGAAACGTTCATTAGAGCAACTACGCAGTCGAGGCCGCGACGAAATTCTCACAGCTCAGGAACTATTTGAAGCACAAGAGGCAGTGGCTTATGGttgcataaaatattcagATTTATGCCACAACCGTATCAGTGACTACGTGTTTTCATTTGACAAGATGCTAGACGACCGCGGTAATACTGCagtttatttattatacacatacacacgtatTTGCTCTATTGCACGTAACTTAGGTGATGACTTCTGTTACTTGCTAAAGGTTTTAGATACCGTCGAGATTGTTTTGAATCACGAAAAGGAGTGGAAGCTGGCAAAAACCCTTTTAAAGATGCACGACATAATGATCAAGTGCTCGAAAGACCTTTTCCTTCATTTTCTTTGTGAGTTTTGCTATGAGGTATGCACTGTATTTACAGAATTTTATGACAGTTGCTATTGCattaagaaaaacaaagatgGAGAGATAATTGAAGTAAATCGTAGTCGAGTTTTAATGTGCGAGGCAACTGCAGCAGTATTGCGTCAATGTTTCTACATACTAGGACTAAAGCCAGTTTCTAAACTTTAACTTTGGTAGGcaaatgtttttataaaaatatacacatgcattaatattaatattaataattaatattaattattttaaatataacaATCTATGAAGAACTATTAAAATAAAGATCGATGATGTTTTTCTATCCTGACTGAGTATTATCATTGTTCCACTACGTCTCCTTCAGCATAATTATCCAAATGACAGTAATTTCACTATATTTTTTCATTTAGACACGGCACGCAGACATTTTAACACCAACATAGTTGACACACGTCGCTCCAAACTGGCGAAGTCAACAACGACGGTTATATAGCCGTCCGAAATTCGTGGCTGGGCCGGAGTCAAAACCCCATCCAAAAGTACCTGAGCATACACCGCGTGCGCCAGCGCATTTAACTAGACCAGTACAATTGCGCGGCGATTGACCGTCGGCTCCTGGTTGCAAGGTGCTGACGTAGTTTCAGCGTTTTAATCTGACTTCCTACACGGATATGACTACGCTCTGTGCCCCTCACTCGAACCACGGATGTGACTTGTACAGACCcagcttacctcagcctgaaataAGTTCGTTACAAGTAGCTCCCGAGTAGGGACTTCAGGTAGACTTTTACGAGGGGTTTGAGTGCATTAAATACCCCCAGCCACAGACCGAgtgttaagaccttaaaagaaaattctAGACAtgcgagttgagttgtaaattcatactaaattttattcttaaaatcagatcCTTGTGTGTGATTTGACAATAAGGCATAAGttaaaattttgtattctataattatcgttagtCTAACGCAAAGGATACATTTTACTGCGGTTATTTATTTGAGTGCATGCTTACTTTAGTGTAATTTTAGGACTGCATGGTTAAATGTTTcctccacttgtgttttgatGTAGTATCttttaatgggttacagatcttTGTTCACACCCGAACAGTCATAACTTATCTACTTTATGTGATGTATTAAGAGATCGGTTTTTTTGGTACATGAGTGAATGGGTACAataatctatttatgtttaaaaGTTCTGCAAGGGtccgaaagtggcattgtattgCTTGCTATTAAACTAATTTATTTCGAAAAATGGATTAACCGCTGATCTGTGCCAATCTGTATGGCCAATCAATATATCCATGTTAATCTGTACGTTCGTTCCGGTGAGCGCTTAGATTTCTGAGACTATAGGACTATAGGAGAAACTGTGGCAACCAATTTTGAAGacacgagaaaactaaaaacgcagaatcatagagaatctAGAGACACCATATCTAAACCAGAGTGCCGAATGTGGatcattatcattatattacttttttattatattataattggACTATTATCATTATAGCCCGAAGAAATAATGAAACTGCAGTAGTTACGCAACGCCTTCtacgcgcttactcattcccCGTCTTTCACACACCCGTCATCGTGTAGTGAGCGCACTGGTCTATTATACAATTATAGCCATTTACAATAGCCGAAATGGCATATCATAttacttatgtacataaaaacTTAAGCTATTGCTTTGTATCTTTAATTTAACACCATTAATAGCAAACCATCATTAGAACTTCGAAAAAATTGTTAGTAAAACTAGGTGGCAAATTTGTAGATCAAGACGGATTTTTACGCCGACAGCGAATGACACTTTGACTAGAGTTTTCTTaaaacgttgtgagttgctgcggacaccgcaactctacatttatacccgatacttagtcagtatggctctcctccggcagacgccgctgatattgaacgacacgacacagagtgcgtgcgagagagacagaaaatcagtctgagcatgacgtcgggcgctgcgtagccagtgatataaaaatgatctgatcttatccagattcagcaatctgatagatatggtaaTTATCtatgcgtttttagttttctcaaatctgcaatattgtggatgcaacagattttcgtcctttgtgggtgaggaagggggtggggcgaaattttgagatatacgttttatagtgacatcttaaaggagtgtgtgtaccaaatttggttactctagccttaatagtctctgagatttgtggatgcctcagattttcgtcctttgcggcggcggaagggggtgtggcgaaattttgacacaaaacggtcaaggtccgatatcacaggagtgtggatacccaatttggttgctctggatcttataggttctgagattcttgaactcatattttgcaattggcaaagccgaccatgaaacctgtgtgttagagagagacagagcaagaaagaatgaaattgttttcttgattctggctataatgattatacgatctggttccgATTTTGCACTCTGGAAGATATAATTAtactctacgattctgcgctttcagttttttcgtatctctgaatttgtggatgccacagattttcgccctttgtgggggtggaagtgggcggggcaaagttttgaaatatacttgtagcagtgacatatcacagaagtctggatataaaacgtcgttgctctagctcttatagtctttgagcactaggcgctgatagggacggacagatggacagacggGCTCagtcgactcggctattgatgctgatcaagaaaatatgtatatactttatggggccGGAAACGatttcttctggacgttacacataTCGATTTTcatcacaaatctaatataccccaatactcattttgagtatcgggtataaaaagtaaaaTCTTAATTATGCTGATGAATTTCAATCAGGAATTCAATAATCATTGAAAACACTTTACTACAACAAGAGTTTTTAGAACCAACAGAGACAGCCTGGTGTGCCTCTATAAGTCAAACTTAGTTGGAATTCTTTTGGAATAAAAATCTTTGGAAACTCCGTATATGTATTttgataatttaaaaaatagcTCCGTTTTTCTCGAGGTTAGAATGAAAATACGCAGCTATGCAAAATTCTGATCTTGATCAATTAACTTTTTTCAATGCTTTTCCCGGCTTCTAAAAAAGATCTACAGCTTTACAAATCATTTATTACTTATTATCCTTTTTCGAACTTGATTTTagcttttctctttttgttgcagCTTTGACACGGAGGAAGAGTTCAAGAAGCGCGCTTACAATCGAGTAGTTTCACTGCAAAGCGGTGAACCAAACTCCAGAAAAGCATGGCAGCTTATTTGTGATGTTTCGCGAC
The sequence above is a segment of the Drosophila pseudoobscura strain MV-25-SWS-2005 chromosome X, UCI_Dpse_MV25, whole genome shotgun sequence genome. Coding sequences within it:
- the LOC6899195 gene encoding probable arginine--tRNA ligase, cytoplasmic, whose product is MSELILELSKLSDLERTTEELSTQVKSVTGKDHYAETADDLIKLQLKNTKLKHRLSIIRQSIAYEAKSAMEVTESFSITEHLENVFARAISLAFPEYGNIPVIIAPVNSASAKYGDYQCNNAMGLAKKMKEMGVNRTPRDIANELQKCCPLSPIINKLEVGGAGFVNVYLSKDYAAQSLKNILRHGIKPPRVLKRRVLVDFSSPNIAKQMHVGHLRSTIIGESVCRLLEFLQHDVIRINHLGDWGTQFGMLIAHLEDRFPDFLNKSPPIGDLQSFYKESKKRFDTEEEFKKRAYNRVVSLQSGEPNSRKAWQLICDVSRQEFQAIYDRLDVTLRERGESFYQSRMLSVVDFLRNKNMLEHDEGRQIMWPNEDRSGIPLTIVKSDGGFTYDTSDMAAIRHRIEEEHCTWIIYVVDSGQSTHFNTIFKAAERCCILNPTAHRVHHVQFGVVLGEDGKKFKTRSGDTVKLSDLLNEGMKRSLEQLRSRGRDEILTAQELFEAQEAVAYGCIKYSDLCHNRISDYVFSFDKMLDDRGNTAVYLLYTYTRICSIARNLGDDFCYLLKVLDTVEIVLNHEKEWKLAKTLLKMHDIMIKCSKDLFLHFLCEFCYEVCTVFTEFYDSCYCIKKNKDGEIIEVNRSRVLMCEATAAVLRQCFYILGLKPVSKL